Sequence from the Corallincola holothuriorum genome:
GGCGCTGACGCCGTTTGAGCGTAAATATCGAGACAGTGGTCAGGCGTTATGGCAACTGGTGTGTGAGTTGGGCTAGATGAGCTGGTAGGCAGCTTAGATCGAAAAAGGCGAGTGCTTTTGCAGCATCTCGCCTTCGTTTGTTCTGAGCCAGCAGTAGGAGGAGCCTAGGTTAGGCGACCTGTACTGGTAAATCCTTACTGGTACGAACGATATTATTGCCTTGATCCAGATAGACCAAGCTTGGCTTGTGGGTCATCGCTTCGGCGTTGCTCATGGCAACATAAGCACAGATGATCACACGGTTGCCAACTTCAGCCTGATGGGCGGCAGCGCCATTCACTGAAATGATTTTAGAGCCTCGCTCACCGGCTATCGCATAGGTAGTGAAGCGCTTACCATTATCAATGTTGTAGATCTGGATCTGTTCGAATTCAAGGATACCAGAGGCATCCAGCATATCCTGGTCGATCGCGCACGAACCTTCATATTCAAGTTCTGCGTGGGTTACACGTGCCTGGTGTAACTTACCTTTTAACATTGTGGTTTGCATTCAGTTTCCCCTTATTGCTATCCCCGTGTGCATAATCGGCGTCAAAAAACCGAGAAATTCGACGAGGCGCGCAAATATAGATCAATCTGCGGCTGTCTGCAATTCTACCACCTGATTATCTATCAGGCGGGCTGCACCTAAAAAGGCCGCGATCAGTACAACAGCACGCTGACTGTCCGGTGTTAACGGCTGTAAATTATCCGCATCCACCACATCAATACTGTCGGTGTGAAAGCCATGAGTATCTAGCTGTTCACGGGTTTGTTCGAGTAATTGCTCTAAGGGTATTTTACCCGCTGAAATCGATTCACTCAAATATTGCAGATGTTGATACAACAAGGGTGCCAGATCGCGCTGGTCGGAGGTCAGGTAGCCATTGCGTGAGCTCATGGCGAGGCCATCGCTATCGCGAACCGTTGGTACGCCAATGACTTCAATGTCTAACGCCAGATCGATCACCATCTGCTTAAGCAAAGCTAGCTGCTGATAATCTTTTTGACCGAAGCAAGCGACATCGGGTTGCACCAAATTGAACAGTTTAGTCACCACCGTGGAGACGCCGCGGAAATGACCGGGGCGA
This genomic interval carries:
- the panD gene encoding aspartate 1-decarboxylase; this encodes MQTTMLKGKLHQARVTHAELEYEGSCAIDQDMLDASGILEFEQIQIYNIDNGKRFTTYAIAGERGSKIISVNGAAAHQAEVGNRVIICAYVAMSNAEAMTHKPSLVYLDQGNNIVRTSKDLPVQVA
- the panC gene encoding pantoate--beta-alanine ligase — encoded protein: MQTVKDITALRAQIKAWRQAGSTIGFVPTMGNLHQGHLTLVEEAKQRADKVVVSVFVNPMQFDRPDDLDRYPRTLEADQQKLIATGVDLLFTPTPEIMYPKGLDQQTYVDVPGLSSLLEGASRPGHFRGVSTVVTKLFNLVQPDVACFGQKDYQQLALLKQMVIDLALDIEVIGVPTVRDSDGLAMSSRNGYLTSDQRDLAPLLYQHLQYLSESISAGKIPLEQLLEQTREQLDTHGFHTDSIDVVDADNLQPLTPDSQRAVVLIAAFLGAARLIDNQVVELQTAAD